From Mytilus galloprovincialis chromosome 9, xbMytGall1.hap1.1, whole genome shotgun sequence, the proteins below share one genomic window:
- the LOC143044416 gene encoding uncharacterized protein LOC143044416, which translates to MGDLLNHRNIIQNNINIEQQCVIPHFHNSNSHFTISPRDAAKLVHSQRKREDERRCFLLQIAFFPVYSDADIPNSCFKKLPRIVNGIPLGAGVLANEQVGNIKWKYVEGGKKMHTFISKPICEEEAEESKTAIKDSFVRHSQVLFGDITVKATLILSRCINFDDDFIINDIATTLNEGLHFSD; encoded by the coding sequence ATGGGAGATTTATTAAATCATCGGAATATTATACAAAATAATATCAACATAGAACAGCAGTGTGTTATTCCACATTTTCACAATTCAAACTCGCACTTTACAATAAGTCCGCGAGACGCAGCTAAGTTAGTACATTCTCAAAGAAAGCGGGAGGACGAAAGACGTTGCTTTTTATTGCAAATAGCATTTTTTCCAGTGTATAGCGATGCAGATATACCAAACTCATGTTTCAAAAAACTTCCAAGGATTGTAAATGGAATTCCATTAGGAGCAGGGGTGTTAGCTAACGAACAGGTTGGAAATATTAAATGGAAATATGTCGAGGGCGGGAAAAAGATGCATACATTTATTTCGAAACCAATCTGTGAAGAGGAAGCCGAAGAATCAAAGACAGCCATAAAGGATAGCTTTGTGAGACATTCTCAAGTTCTATTTGGAGACATTACTGTCAAGGCAACACTTATTTTATCTCGATGTATCAACTTCGATGACGATTTTATTATAAACGATATTGCCACTACTTTAAATGAAGGGCTACATTTTAGTGATTGA